One Mycolicibacterium sarraceniae genomic window carries:
- a CDS encoding coniferyl-alcohol dehydrogenase yields MAPIDDLLRYDGRRAVVTGCASGIGAQLCGQLADLGAEVVGLDMRPPASDGPRLSDFIEFDLSDTGSIDRAAAAVTGSVDSLFNVAGVSSGIGNPLLVVTINFLGTRHFTEAMLPKLGSGSSVVCVSSLAAANYRENLPQAAGLLATGSMAEGISWCHDHPDALADGGYRLSKEAIIGYAVKGAVPLGANGIRINCTGPGVTETPILDQLRSAYGQGLLDDIPTPLGRVSNPAEQAAVLVFLGSKAAGYITGQVIWADGGNLAACHAADYEKG; encoded by the coding sequence GTGGCACCTATCGACGATCTACTGCGATATGACGGCCGTCGTGCGGTGGTCACCGGCTGCGCGTCGGGAATCGGCGCGCAGCTGTGCGGCCAGCTCGCGGACCTGGGCGCTGAGGTGGTCGGCCTCGACATGCGACCCCCGGCATCCGACGGTCCCCGGCTGAGTGACTTCATCGAGTTCGATCTGTCCGATACCGGGTCGATCGATCGCGCCGCGGCGGCGGTGACGGGCTCCGTCGATTCATTGTTCAACGTCGCCGGGGTGTCCTCGGGGATCGGTAACCCGCTGTTGGTCGTCACGATCAACTTCCTGGGCACCCGGCACTTCACCGAGGCGATGCTGCCCAAGCTCGGCTCGGGTTCGTCGGTCGTTTGCGTGTCCTCGCTGGCTGCGGCGAACTACCGTGAGAACCTGCCGCAGGCGGCCGGTCTGCTCGCGACGGGCTCGATGGCCGAGGGCATCAGTTGGTGCCACGACCATCCCGACGCACTGGCCGACGGCGGCTACCGGCTGTCGAAGGAGGCGATCATCGGCTACGCGGTGAAGGGTGCCGTTCCTCTGGGTGCCAACGGTATTCGGATCAACTGCACCGGGCCCGGCGTCACCGAGACGCCGATCCTCGATCAGCTGCGCTCGGCCTATGGGCAGGGCTTGCTCGACGACATTCCCACACCGTTGGGGCGGGTGTCCAACCCGGCCGAGCAGGCAGCGGTGCTGGTGTTTTTGGGGAGTAAGGCGGCCGGTTATATCACCGGGCAGGTCATCTGGGCTGACGGTGGGAACCTCGCGGCTTGCCATGCCGCCGACTACGAGAAGGGTTGA
- a CDS encoding cyclase family protein: MADMSDFRRVSDDVRNWGRWGDADELGTLNFITPEKVAQAASTVQRGKVFPLGVDFGSSGPQGAFQYRQNPTHVMTIDGGDAQTLMEYGPKWLKNPAAVQLSGYSTAGPMRFNDDMIIMPLQAATQWDALSHVYYEDKLYNGFPADSVSSLGAYYLGIDKVASLGITSRGVLLDIVKLRGVPTYCELGEPITPAELDEAARTQGVTIEPGDIVLVRTGWWARFVETGDGAEPGAGLDWTCAAWLADHQVAAVAADNLMVENPASGVDGAILPMHMLCLRDMGLLLGEYWNLTELAVDCAADGRYEFQLVASPLSVTGGVGSPVNPIAIK; the protein is encoded by the coding sequence ATGGCCGATATGAGCGACTTCCGCCGGGTGTCCGACGACGTCCGGAACTGGGGCCGGTGGGGCGATGCTGATGAGCTCGGCACATTGAACTTCATCACGCCCGAGAAGGTCGCTCAGGCGGCATCAACGGTCCAGCGCGGCAAGGTTTTTCCGCTCGGCGTCGACTTCGGATCGTCGGGTCCGCAGGGTGCGTTCCAGTATCGGCAGAATCCCACCCATGTGATGACGATCGACGGCGGCGACGCTCAGACGTTGATGGAGTATGGGCCCAAGTGGCTCAAGAACCCGGCGGCCGTGCAACTCAGTGGGTACAGCACAGCCGGACCGATGCGGTTCAACGACGACATGATCATCATGCCGCTGCAAGCTGCTACCCAGTGGGATGCGCTGTCGCACGTCTACTACGAGGACAAGCTATACAACGGATTTCCGGCGGACTCGGTGTCCAGCCTCGGCGCCTACTACCTGGGGATCGACAAGGTCGCCAGCTTGGGCATCACCTCGCGGGGTGTGTTGCTCGACATCGTGAAGCTACGCGGGGTGCCGACGTACTGTGAGCTCGGCGAGCCGATCACCCCAGCCGAACTCGACGAGGCCGCCAGGACACAGGGCGTGACCATCGAACCCGGCGATATCGTGCTGGTCCGAACCGGTTGGTGGGCACGCTTTGTGGAGACCGGTGACGGTGCCGAGCCGGGCGCTGGGCTGGACTGGACCTGCGCAGCGTGGCTGGCCGATCACCAGGTGGCGGCCGTGGCGGCCGATAACCTGATGGTGGAGAACCCGGCATCTGGGGTCGATGGTGCCATCCTGCCGATGCACATGCTGTGCCTGCGGGATATGGGTCTGCTGCTGGGCGAGTACTGGAACCTCACCGAGCTGGCCGTCGATTGTGCGGCCGACGGTCGCTACGAGTTCCAGCTCGTCGCATCGCCGCTATCTGTCACCGGGGGCGTCGGCTCGCCGGTCAACCCGATCGCGATCAAGTGA
- a CDS encoding alpha/beta fold hydrolase: MSIQNRTIVVDGLTTHFLEAGHGDPVVLLHGGEFGVSAEIGWERIIPLLAQHYRVLAPDMLGFGDSAKVVDFTDGRGLRIRHIARFCALLGIDSSHFVGNSMGAINLLVDLTSGAPVLPVRSAVTICGGGEIQKNRHASALYEYDASYEAMRAIVEALFFNPSYPSDENYVRRRYESSIVRGAWESLAAARFRRPGVEAPPTPSSKRAYERIDVPVLVVEGAGDKLLAPGWAAEIAGQISGGRSAVVDDAGHCPQIEQPEALADVLLKFFAEVTV, from the coding sequence GTGAGCATTCAGAACCGGACCATTGTCGTCGACGGTCTGACCACGCATTTCCTGGAAGCGGGCCACGGCGACCCCGTCGTGCTGCTGCACGGTGGCGAGTTCGGCGTCAGTGCCGAAATCGGCTGGGAACGAATCATTCCGCTACTGGCGCAGCACTATCGGGTGCTGGCACCGGACATGCTGGGTTTCGGTGACTCGGCCAAAGTCGTCGACTTCACCGACGGACGGGGCCTGCGGATCCGGCATATCGCCCGGTTCTGTGCGCTGTTGGGTATCGACTCGTCGCATTTCGTCGGCAACTCGATGGGGGCCATAAACCTCTTGGTGGATCTCACCTCGGGGGCTCCTGTGCTGCCGGTGCGTAGCGCGGTGACGATCTGCGGCGGCGGTGAGATTCAGAAGAACCGGCACGCGAGCGCGCTTTACGAGTACGACGCCTCCTACGAGGCGATGCGCGCGATTGTGGAGGCGCTGTTCTTCAACCCGTCCTACCCCTCTGACGAAAACTATGTACGACGCCGCTACGAGTCGAGCATCGTTCGCGGGGCCTGGGAGTCTTTGGCGGCGGCTCGTTTTCGTCGGCCCGGCGTGGAGGCTCCGCCGACCCCCTCGAGCAAGCGGGCCTACGAACGGATCGACGTTCCGGTCCTAGTGGTCGAGGGCGCGGGCGACAAGCTGCTGGCACCGGGGTGGGCGGCTGAGATCGCCGGGCAGATCAGCGGTGGCCGCTCGGCGGTGGTCGACGATGCCGGTCACTGCCCGCAGATCGAACAGCCCGAAGCTTTGGCGGACGTCCTACTGAAATTCTTCGCCGAGGTGACCGTCTAG
- the rpsP gene encoding 30S ribosomal protein S16, producing MAVKIKLARFGKIRNPQYRIAVADARNRRDGRAIEVIGRYHPKEDPSLIEIDSERAQYWLSVGAQPTDPVLTLLKITGDWQKFKGLPGAEGTLKVKEPKPSKLDLFNAALAEADGAPSGEAAQLKKKKAPAKKAEAADAEPAAEAAAEPTAEATEAAAE from the coding sequence ATGGCTGTCAAGATCAAGCTTGCCCGGTTCGGCAAGATCCGCAACCCCCAGTACCGCATCGCAGTCGCTGACGCACGCAACCGTCGTGATGGCCGCGCGATCGAGGTCATCGGCCGCTACCACCCCAAGGAAGATCCGAGCCTGATCGAGATCGATTCCGAGCGCGCGCAGTACTGGCTGTCGGTCGGAGCTCAGCCCACCGATCCCGTCCTCACGCTGCTCAAGATCACCGGTGACTGGCAGAAGTTCAAGGGTCTGCCCGGCGCCGAGGGCACGCTGAAGGTCAAGGAGCCCAAGCCCAGCAAGCTCGACCTGTTCAACGCCGCGCTGGCCGAGGCCGATGGCGCGCCATCCGGTGAGGCTGCCCAGCTCAAGAAGAAGAAGGCGCCCGCCAAGAAGGCTGAAGCTGCTGACGCTGAGCCCGCCGCCGAGGCTGCTGCCGAGCCGACCGCCGAAGCCACTGAGGCCGCCGCAGAATGA
- a CDS encoding RNA-binding protein, protein MSSVVVDAVEHLVRGIVDNPDDVRVDMVTNRRGRTVEVHVHPEDLGKVIGRGGRTATALRTLVAGIGGRGIRVDVVDTDQ, encoded by the coding sequence ATGAGCTCGGTCGTCGTTGACGCCGTAGAGCATCTGGTCCGCGGGATCGTCGACAATCCCGACGACGTTCGCGTCGATATGGTCACCAACCGGCGGGGACGCACGGTTGAGGTCCATGTGCACCCCGAGGACCTCGGCAAGGTGATCGGCCGCGGCGGTCGCACCGCGACGGCGTTGCGCACCCTGGTCGCCGGTATCGGCGGTCGCGGTATCCGCGTCGACGTGGTGGACACCGACCAGTAG
- the rimM gene encoding ribosome maturation factor RimM (Essential for efficient processing of 16S rRNA): MELVVGRVAKAHGITGELVIDVRTDDPDERFAVGNRLHLKPSRGGAGKDVVIETVRPHGARLLVRLNGVSDRNAADALRGNLFVVDTADLPEIEDPDEFYDHQLEGLAVRTVDGLALGTVAEVLHTAGGELLAVRNTDGAEILVPFVGAIVTSVSLAEGIEIDPPEGLLDLDGIG; encoded by the coding sequence ATGGAGCTCGTCGTCGGGCGTGTGGCGAAAGCGCACGGGATCACCGGCGAACTGGTGATCGACGTCCGCACGGACGACCCCGACGAGCGCTTCGCTGTCGGTAATCGGTTGCACCTCAAGCCTTCTCGCGGGGGCGCGGGCAAGGATGTCGTCATCGAGACGGTCCGTCCGCATGGTGCCCGCCTGCTGGTTCGGCTCAACGGCGTGTCCGACCGCAATGCCGCTGACGCGTTGCGCGGCAATCTGTTCGTCGTTGACACCGCTGATCTGCCCGAGATCGAGGACCCTGATGAGTTCTACGACCATCAGCTCGAAGGGCTCGCTGTACGGACGGTCGACGGCCTCGCTCTGGGCACGGTCGCCGAAGTGCTGCACACCGCCGGCGGCGAGCTGCTGGCGGTGCGCAACACCGACGGCGCCGAAATCTTGGTGCCGTTCGTCGGAGCGATCGTGACGTCGGTTTCGTTGGCCGAAGGGATCGAAATCGACCCGCCTGAAGGACTTTTGGACTTGGACGGCATCGGTTGA
- the trmD gene encoding tRNA (guanosine(37)-N1)-methyltransferase TrmD — translation MRVDVVTIFPDYLAPIRQSLPGKAIESGILDVAVHDLRRWTHDVHHSVDDSPYGGGPGMVMKAPVWGEAIDEICTEASLLVIPTPAGRLFTQNDAQRWTGESHLVFACGRYEGIDQRVAEDARRRMRVEEVSIGDYVLAGGEVAALVMIEAVVRLLAGVMGNPLSHQDDSHSPEKDGLLEGPSYTRPPTWRELPVPEVLLSGDHGKVAAWRREQALERTRSRRPDLLGD, via the coding sequence ATGCGCGTTGACGTCGTCACGATCTTTCCCGACTATCTAGCCCCAATCCGGCAGTCCTTGCCCGGCAAGGCCATCGAGTCGGGAATCCTTGATGTCGCGGTACACGACCTGCGCCGCTGGACCCACGACGTGCACCACTCCGTTGACGACTCGCCCTACGGTGGTGGTCCCGGCATGGTGATGAAGGCCCCGGTTTGGGGTGAGGCGATCGACGAGATCTGCACCGAGGCATCACTTCTGGTGATTCCGACGCCGGCGGGCCGGCTGTTCACCCAAAACGACGCCCAGCGCTGGACGGGGGAGTCGCACCTGGTGTTCGCCTGCGGTCGTTACGAAGGTATCGACCAGCGGGTTGCCGAGGATGCGCGCCGGCGGATGCGGGTCGAAGAGGTGTCCATCGGCGACTACGTGCTGGCCGGCGGCGAGGTGGCGGCCTTGGTGATGATCGAGGCCGTCGTCCGGCTGCTGGCCGGCGTGATGGGCAATCCGCTCTCGCACCAAGACGATTCGCACTCGCCGGAGAAGGACGGTCTCCTGGAAGGCCCGAGCTACACGCGTCCACCGACCTGGCGCGAGCTGCCCGTACCGGAGGTGCTGCTCTCCGGTGACCACGGCAAGGTCGCGGCCTGGCGTCGCGAACAGGCGCTCGAGCGCACCCGGTCGCGCAGGCCGGACCTGTTAGGAGACTGA
- a CDS encoding MDR family MFS transporter, with translation MTRPTTGAPPEPAAAQVSGRQRNLVFLAVVLGMLLAALDQTIVATALPTVVADLGGAGHQSWVVTSYLLASTIVTAVVGKLGDTFGRKIVFQAAILFFLAGSVLCGLAGSMSMLVGARALQGIGGGAITVTAVAVIGEVIPLRERGRYQGALGAVFGVTTVVGPLLGGLFTDHLGWRWAFWINVPVAVVVLIVAAWAIPQLGRTSRQAIDYPGIVLIGLGAAGLTLATSWGGTTYAWGSATIIGLFVGSIVAIVAFVVVESRATEPILPIRLFADPVFTVCCVLSFVVGFAMLGALTFLPTYMQFVDGVSATVSGLHTLPMVVGLLATSLTSGVIVGRTGRYKVFPVAGTAIMAVGFVLLSMMDAHTSVLVQSLFLLILGSGIGLSMQVLVLTVQNTVDFTDLGVATSGVTFFRTIGSSFGAAIFGSLFSNFLAGRLPSALAASGVSPGVAQSPQALHQLSREVAAPIVDAYADSLSKVFLFAAPVAVVGFVVALFLKQVPLRDAAAMGSTDLGEGFGMPTTEPAEKVLEVAVSRLMRETRGMHLPALARSGGSHLDVPRMWALLQIYRHAQVSGPVAVADIAAHHRVPAEILEPVFDRLVASGYAQRGGDQLWLSASGAAEVNYVRNQIAGWITETLTRSPAFEGRPDRMQVQGVMERIARNVLAENGGAEQYTRPMVLGSHREPATATAPTMRIRSGAALTEDNIPTRPFRPRAEIRRPPPPGQPRR, from the coding sequence GTGACTCGTCCAACAACCGGCGCTCCGCCAGAACCGGCGGCCGCGCAGGTGAGCGGCCGGCAACGCAACCTCGTCTTCCTAGCCGTCGTGCTGGGCATGCTGTTGGCGGCCCTGGACCAGACGATCGTGGCCACCGCGTTGCCAACCGTCGTCGCCGATCTCGGTGGGGCCGGCCACCAATCGTGGGTGGTGACCAGCTATCTATTGGCGTCGACGATCGTGACGGCGGTGGTCGGCAAGCTCGGCGACACGTTCGGCCGCAAGATCGTGTTCCAGGCCGCGATCCTGTTCTTCCTGGCCGGCTCGGTGCTGTGCGGGCTGGCCGGGTCGATGAGCATGCTGGTGGGGGCGCGGGCGCTGCAGGGTATCGGTGGCGGGGCGATCACCGTCACGGCGGTTGCGGTCATCGGTGAGGTGATTCCGCTGCGGGAACGCGGCCGCTACCAGGGTGCCCTGGGCGCGGTGTTCGGCGTCACCACCGTGGTCGGCCCGCTGCTCGGCGGGCTGTTCACCGATCATCTCGGCTGGCGGTGGGCGTTCTGGATCAACGTGCCCGTCGCTGTGGTGGTGCTGATCGTCGCCGCCTGGGCGATACCGCAGCTGGGCCGGACCTCTCGGCAGGCCATCGACTATCCGGGCATCGTCTTGATCGGGCTCGGGGCGGCCGGGCTGACCCTGGCCACCAGCTGGGGTGGCACTACCTACGCCTGGGGGTCGGCGACGATCATCGGGTTGTTCGTCGGATCTATCGTCGCAATCGTCGCGTTCGTCGTCGTCGAAAGTCGTGCGACCGAGCCGATTCTGCCGATCCGGTTGTTCGCAGACCCGGTGTTCACGGTCTGTTGTGTGCTGTCGTTTGTCGTCGGCTTCGCGATGCTCGGTGCGCTGACGTTCCTGCCGACCTATATGCAGTTCGTCGACGGGGTCTCAGCGACGGTGTCCGGGCTGCACACCCTGCCGATGGTGGTGGGACTGCTTGCCACGTCGTTGACCAGCGGTGTCATTGTGGGCCGCACCGGGCGCTACAAGGTCTTCCCGGTCGCCGGCACCGCGATCATGGCCGTCGGCTTCGTGCTGCTGTCGATGATGGACGCCCATACCTCGGTTCTGGTGCAGTCCCTGTTCCTGTTGATCCTGGGCTCCGGTATCGGCCTGAGCATGCAGGTGCTCGTGCTGACCGTGCAGAACACCGTGGATTTCACCGATCTGGGTGTGGCCACCTCGGGTGTCACGTTCTTCCGCACCATCGGCAGCTCGTTCGGCGCGGCGATCTTCGGCTCGCTATTCAGCAATTTCCTGGCCGGCCGGCTGCCGTCCGCCCTGGCCGCCAGCGGCGTCTCACCCGGGGTGGCGCAGTCCCCGCAGGCCCTGCATCAGCTGTCCCGTGAGGTCGCCGCACCGATCGTCGACGCCTACGCCGACTCGTTGAGCAAGGTCTTCCTGTTCGCGGCGCCTGTCGCTGTCGTCGGTTTCGTCGTCGCGCTGTTCCTCAAACAGGTGCCGCTGCGCGACGCCGCTGCCATGGGCAGCACCGACCTCGGCGAGGGTTTCGGGATGCCCACCACCGAACCCGCCGAGAAGGTGTTGGAGGTGGCGGTCAGCCGGTTGATGCGCGAGACCCGCGGCATGCACCTGCCGGCACTGGCCCGATCCGGGGGCAGCCATCTCGATGTACCGCGGATGTGGGCGCTGTTGCAGATCTATCGGCATGCCCAGGTGTCCGGCCCGGTGGCGGTGGCCGATATCGCCGCGCACCATCGGGTGCCCGCAGAGATCCTCGAACCCGTCTTCGACCGGCTAGTCGCATCGGGATACGCCCAGCGCGGCGGCGACCAATTGTGGCTGAGCGCCTCGGGTGCGGCCGAGGTGAATTACGTTCGCAACCAGATCGCGGGTTGGATCACCGAGACCCTGACGCGCTCACCGGCATTCGAAGGCCGGCCCGACCGCATGCAGGTTCAGGGTGTGATGGAACGCATCGCCCGCAATGTGCTCGCCGAGAATGGCGGTGCTGAGCAGTACACCCGTCCGATGGTGTTGGGTTCCCATCGCGAGCCGGCCACAGCGACCGCGCCGACGATGCGCATTCGCTCCGGCGCGGCACTCACAGAGGACAACATCCCGACCCGGCCATTCCGGCCGCGCGCTGAAATCCGCCGGCCACCGCCGCCCGGACAACCTCGCCGCTAG
- a CDS encoding serine hydrolase: protein MRRQLSMLVGGTAAALVGALVAASSAQINAGPNDRSARPVNLMSAGPDDIPQAPALGGIPDAPPDTTTGLDVRAKVAASEAAQNGADISFTVLDRTTGQTLTGGDDAPFPIASVSKLFIADDLLMQVAKGQRQLTPAEQQSFDVMLRSSDDSAADVFWGDGGGNAIINRVSARYGLESTSPPYDGNWWNTMSTTANLVRYYDMLLDGTGGLPASQAAAILGDLSESTPTGVDGYPQRFGIPDALFAETVAVKQGWMCCWNGGNWLHMTTGVIGADHRFVMAMAALQPVDDATARATMTQVVKTMFPGGRI from the coding sequence ATGCGACGGCAGCTGTCGATGCTGGTCGGCGGCACCGCGGCGGCCCTCGTCGGGGCGCTGGTGGCCGCATCCTCCGCCCAGATCAACGCCGGCCCCAACGACCGATCCGCCCGCCCGGTCAATCTGATGTCAGCCGGCCCGGACGACATCCCGCAAGCACCCGCGCTCGGTGGGATTCCCGACGCGCCACCCGATACGACCACCGGCCTCGACGTTCGGGCGAAGGTAGCCGCTTCCGAGGCCGCCCAGAACGGTGCCGATATCAGCTTCACGGTGCTCGACCGCACCACCGGTCAGACGCTCACCGGCGGTGACGACGCGCCTTTCCCGATCGCCTCGGTGAGCAAACTGTTCATCGCCGACGATCTGCTGATGCAAGTGGCCAAAGGCCAGCGCCAGCTGACCCCTGCCGAGCAGCAGTCCTTCGATGTGATGTTGCGGTCCTCCGATGACAGCGCCGCCGACGTGTTCTGGGGCGATGGTGGCGGCAACGCGATCATCAACCGCGTGAGCGCGCGGTACGGATTGGAATCGACCAGCCCGCCCTACGACGGCAACTGGTGGAACACCATGAGCACCACCGCGAACCTGGTGCGCTACTACGACATGCTGCTCGACGGCACCGGCGGGCTGCCCGCGTCTCAGGCCGCCGCCATCCTGGGCGACCTGTCGGAGTCCACCCCGACCGGCGTTGATGGGTACCCGCAGCGGTTTGGCATTCCAGACGCCCTGTTCGCGGAAACCGTTGCGGTCAAACAAGGTTGGATGTGCTGCTGGAACGGCGGCAACTGGCTGCACATGACTACCGGGGTGATCGGAGCCGATCACCGCTTCGTGATGGCCATGGCTGCACTGCAGCCGGTCGACGACGCCACTGCTCGCGCCACCATGACGCAGGTTGTGAAGACGATGTTCCCCGGCGGGCGGATCTAG
- the rplS gene encoding 50S ribosomal protein L19 — MNTLDFVDQASLRDDIPTFSPGDTINVHVKVIEGNKQRIQVFKGVVLRRSGGGIRETFTVRKESYGVGVERTFPVHSPNIDHIEVLTRGDVRRAKLYYLRELRGKKAKIKEKR; from the coding sequence ATGAACACGCTGGACTTCGTCGACCAGGCGTCGCTGCGCGACGACATCCCGACCTTCAGCCCCGGGGACACCATCAATGTCCACGTGAAGGTCATCGAGGGCAACAAGCAGCGCATCCAGGTCTTCAAGGGTGTTGTCCTGCGCCGTTCCGGCGGCGGCATCCGCGAGACCTTCACCGTGCGCAAGGAAAGCTACGGCGTCGGCGTCGAGCGGACCTTCCCGGTGCATTCGCCCAACATCGATCACATCGAGGTCCTCACTCGCGGTGACGTGCGGCGCGCCAAGCTCTACTACCTGCGCGAGCTGCGGGGCAAGAAGGCCAAGATCAAGGAGAAGCGCTAA
- the lepB gene encoding signal peptidase I, with amino-acid sequence MTDNTGPDDSPPESATTTDAPDDTTADDAPAQDDSAAAAGAAGEEKKRSALKEGAILVAIAVVLYYVMLTFIARPYLIPSESMEPTLHGCAGCVGDRIMVDKVTYRFGEPRPGDVIVFKGPPNWNVSYKSIRSDNTAIRYVENAFSVVGFVPPDENDLVKRVIAVGGQTVQCRADTGLTVDDKPLTEPYLNAQTMNADPLVYPCLGNEFGPVKVPEGRLWVMGDNRTHSADSRAHCTSTPEDAQKGILCTGDPIAGTVPVSNVIGKARFIAWPPSRWGGVSSVNPQQG; translated from the coding sequence GTGACCGACAACACCGGCCCGGACGATTCCCCACCGGAATCCGCCACAACGACGGATGCTCCGGACGACACCACCGCTGACGACGCTCCTGCTCAGGATGATTCTGCCGCTGCCGCTGGCGCGGCGGGCGAAGAAAAGAAGCGGTCAGCCCTCAAAGAGGGCGCGATCCTCGTTGCCATCGCGGTGGTGCTCTACTACGTGATGCTGACGTTCATTGCGCGTCCGTACCTGATTCCGTCGGAATCGATGGAACCCACCCTGCACGGCTGCGCCGGATGCGTCGGTGACCGCATCATGGTCGACAAGGTCACCTACCGGTTCGGTGAACCGCGGCCCGGTGACGTCATCGTCTTCAAGGGTCCGCCCAACTGGAACGTGAGCTACAAGTCCATCCGCTCGGACAACACCGCGATCCGGTACGTGGAAAACGCCTTCTCCGTGGTCGGATTCGTGCCGCCGGACGAGAACGATCTGGTGAAGCGCGTGATCGCGGTGGGCGGCCAGACCGTCCAGTGTCGCGCCGATACCGGGCTGACCGTGGATGACAAGCCGCTCACGGAGCCTTATCTCAACGCGCAGACCATGAACGCCGATCCGTTGGTCTACCCGTGCCTGGGCAATGAGTTCGGTCCGGTGAAGGTGCCCGAGGGGCGGCTGTGGGTGATGGGCGATAACCGCACCCATTCGGCCGATTCCCGCGCACACTGCACGAGCACGCCCGAGGACGCCCAGAAGGGCATCCTGTGCACCGGTGACCCGATCGCCGGCACAGTCCCGGTGAGCAACGTCATCGGCAAGGCGCGGTTCATCGCGTGGCCGCCGTCTCGCTGGGGTGGTGTGTCCTCGGTCAACCCGCAGCAGGGCTGA
- a CDS encoding ribonuclease HII yields MTWPPRTVIRRSSGLRTLESALYRSGLGPVAGVDEVGRGACAGPLVVAACVLSPNRLESLAALDDSKKLTEAERERLFPIIKRYALAYHVVFIPAPEVDRRGVHHANIEGMRRAVAGLSVRPGYVLSDGFRVPGLPIPSLPVIGGDAAAACIAAASVLAKVSRDRLMVAMDKDHPGYGFADHKGYSTPAHSAALTSLGPCRQHRFSYINVRRVAGVGRTGMVAECPPPQRDDEG; encoded by the coding sequence ATGACCTGGCCGCCGCGGACGGTGATCCGCAGATCGTCGGGGCTGCGGACCCTCGAATCCGCTTTGTATCGCAGTGGTTTGGGGCCGGTCGCCGGTGTCGACGAGGTGGGCCGTGGGGCGTGCGCCGGCCCGTTGGTGGTGGCGGCGTGTGTGCTCAGCCCGAACCGCCTCGAGAGCCTGGCGGCCCTCGATGATTCTAAGAAGCTCACCGAGGCCGAACGAGAGCGTCTGTTCCCGATCATCAAGCGCTACGCGCTGGCCTATCACGTGGTGTTCATCCCGGCTCCCGAGGTCGACCGCCGTGGCGTGCACCACGCCAATATCGAGGGGATGCGACGGGCCGTAGCGGGTTTGTCGGTGCGGCCGGGGTACGTCTTGTCTGACGGTTTCCGGGTGCCGGGGCTACCGATACCGTCGCTGCCGGTGATCGGTGGGGATGCGGCGGCGGCGTGTATCGCGGCGGCCAGTGTGTTGGCCAAGGTCAGCCGCGACCGGCTGATGGTCGCGATGGACAAAGATCACCCGGGCTATGGGTTCGCCGACCACAAGGGTTACAGCACCCCGGCGCACAGCGCGGCGCTGACCAGCCTGGGACCCTGCCGCCAGCACCGGTTTTCCTATATCAATGTGCGGCGGGTAGCTGGGGTCGGTCGTACCGGGATGGTGGCCGAGTGCCCACCCCCGCAACGCGACGATGAGGGGTGA
- a CDS encoding DUF2469 domain-containing protein encodes MSAEDLEKYETEMELSLYREYKDIVGQFSYVVETERRFYLANSVELVPRNTDGEVYFELRLTDAWVWDMYRPARFVKQVRVITFKDVNIEEVEKPELRLPE; translated from the coding sequence ATGAGTGCCGAAGATCTCGAAAAATACGAGACCGAGATGGAGCTCTCGCTGTACCGCGAATACAAGGACATCGTGGGGCAGTTCAGCTACGTCGTAGAGACCGAGCGCCGCTTCTACCTGGCCAACAGTGTCGAACTGGTACCGCGCAATACCGACGGCGAGGTCTACTTCGAGCTGCGGCTGACCGATGCGTGGGTGTGGGACATGTATCGTCCGGCCCGGTTCGTCAAACAGGTGCGAGTGATCACCTTCAAAGACGTCAACATCGAAGAGGTCGAGAAGCCCGAGCTGCGGCTGCCCGAGTAA